A portion of the Limosilactobacillus reuteri genome contains these proteins:
- a CDS encoding cytochrome b5 domain-containing protein produces the protein MRSFTHNELAQYNGQEGRPAYIGVRGNVYDVSEVPEWKGAEIHGNVFGHDLSDVTYQQAAKKYSPVSKLPIIGKLVD, from the coding sequence ATGCGGTCATTTACTCACAATGAATTAGCGCAATATAACGGGCAAGAAGGTCGTCCAGCATATATTGGAGTTCGCGGAAACGTTTATGATGTTTCTGAGGTTCCAGAGTGGAAAGGTGCGGAAATCCATGGTAATGTTTTCGGCCATGATTTATCAGACGTCACCTATCAACAAGCAGCCAAAAAGTATTCACCAGTTTCAAAACTCCCAATTATTGGAAAATTAGTTGATTAA
- a CDS encoding IS30 family transposase translates to MTYKHLTTRELTLIADFWYQGTKAYRAAKLLQRSQETIYRVYRFLNDGKTIDQYLQTYQRHKRRCGRKQTQLPTIEVNYIHAQIKAGWTPDTIIGRHEHPISCSMRTLYRMFARNQYGFSVKQLPMKGKRHPNGYVEHRGKAGQLGRSIYQRYRDFPHYQHEFGHFEADTVQGKAHRGAVMTLVERQSKVMIVLNIHHKTDEAVNCQLDQWLAKLPRHFVKSITFDNGKEFAGWREIANKYDLHTYFAEVGAPNQRGLNENNNGLLRRDGLSKKLDFRDLPDELVTQLMHRRNNIPRKSLNYRTPLEVFLSHVTEEQLSPFF, encoded by the coding sequence ATGACCTATAAACATCTTACCACACGTGAATTAACTCTCATAGCTGATTTTTGGTATCAAGGTACTAAAGCTTATCGGGCTGCTAAATTACTTCAGCGTAGTCAAGAAACCATCTATCGTGTTTATCGTTTCCTCAACGACGGTAAAACCATCGACCAATATCTTCAGACTTATCAGCGTCATAAGCGTCGTTGTGGTCGGAAGCAGACCCAACTGCCAACTATCGAAGTTAACTATATCCATGCGCAAATCAAGGCAGGTTGGACTCCTGATACTATTATTGGTCGTCATGAACACCCAATTAGCTGCAGTATGCGCACCCTTTATCGCATGTTTGCCCGCAATCAGTATGGCTTTTCCGTTAAACAGCTACCGATGAAAGGAAAACGCCATCCCAATGGCTATGTGGAACATCGTGGTAAAGCTGGCCAATTAGGACGCAGTATCTATCAACGATATCGTGATTTTCCGCATTACCAACATGAATTTGGGCACTTTGAAGCTGATACAGTTCAAGGTAAAGCTCACCGCGGAGCGGTAATGACGCTAGTAGAGCGACAATCCAAAGTAATGATTGTCCTTAATATTCATCATAAAACAGACGAAGCAGTGAATTGTCAGCTTGATCAATGGCTCGCTAAACTGCCACGTCACTTTGTTAAATCAATTACTTTTGATAACGGGAAAGAATTTGCTGGATGGCGAGAAATAGCCAATAAGTATGATCTTCACACCTATTTTGCGGAAGTCGGTGCTCCCAATCAACGAGGGTTAAACGAAAATAATAACGGCCTCTTGCGTCGTGATGGTCTTAGTAAAAAGCTAGATTTTCGCGATTTACCAGACGAACTAGTCACTCAGCTAATGCATCGTCGCAACAATATCCCACGAAAATCTCTTAATTATCGTACACCATTAGAAGTATTCTTGAGTCATGTCACAGAAGAACAACTTTCACCTTTTTTCTAA
- a CDS encoding aldo/keto reductase codes for MKNVQIGGTNWEVSNIALGIMRMGTLAVPKAIDALEAAHDAGINFIDSADIYGNDPQLGRGSSEIHFGEALKKSSLTRDDFYIQSKGGLFANADNKITRYDSSKKHLIVAVDGILQRMGIDYLDSFLIHRPDPLMEPAEIAEAFDQLQASGKVRHFGVSNFNPQQIALLQAATNQRLLIDQVQFGLKHTGMIDFGLHTNMTDDAAINHDGGLLEYTRRKRMTIQTWSPFQYGTFAGTFINNDQFPELNAMLGTLAQKYKVSKNAIAVAWILRHPAHMQVLLGTMTPAHIIDSAKGSDITLPSQEWYDLYLATGNDLP; via the coding sequence ATGAAAAACGTACAAATTGGTGGAACAAATTGGGAAGTATCGAATATTGCATTAGGTATTATGCGGATGGGGACGTTAGCAGTGCCCAAAGCCATTGATGCCTTAGAAGCCGCCCACGATGCTGGAATAAATTTTATTGATTCAGCTGATATTTATGGCAATGACCCACAGTTAGGTCGCGGATCTTCAGAAATCCATTTTGGTGAAGCGTTAAAGAAAAGCAGTCTTACTCGTGATGACTTTTATATTCAGTCAAAAGGAGGCCTTTTTGCGAACGCAGATAACAAAATAACACGGTATGATTCGTCGAAGAAGCATTTAATCGTTGCTGTTGATGGAATTTTGCAACGGATGGGGATTGATTATCTTGATTCATTTTTGATTCATCGTCCAGACCCTTTAATGGAGCCCGCAGAAATAGCAGAAGCCTTTGACCAACTTCAAGCATCTGGGAAAGTCCGCCATTTTGGAGTATCAAATTTTAACCCGCAGCAAATCGCGCTCCTTCAAGCGGCGACAAATCAACGGCTTTTGATTGACCAGGTACAGTTTGGTTTAAAGCATACGGGGATGATTGATTTTGGCTTGCATACAAACATGACTGATGATGCTGCGATCAATCATGACGGGGGATTATTAGAATACACGCGTCGGAAACGGATGACGATTCAAACATGGTCACCTTTCCAGTACGGTACATTTGCTGGGACATTTATTAATAATGATCAATTCCCTGAACTAAACGCAATGTTAGGAACTCTTGCGCAAAAATATAAGGTAAGTAAAAATGCAATTGCCGTTGCATGGATTTTACGGCACCCCGCGCATATGCAAGTGTTGCTTGGTACTATGACACCAGCTCATATTATTGACAGTGCTAAGGGAAGCGATATTACGTTGCCGAGTCAAGAATGGTATGACCTATATCTTGCGACCGGGAATGATTTGCCATAA
- a CDS encoding IS30 family transposase yields MTHLNDTMSTSLLTTHKKNAHLTKEERVMIATLKSQGLSNRAIGRQLGVNHQTINNELNRGTVRQLRRQKSNGKIYEYSYYIYSYEAGQATYLEHHRHSGRRRLYYSSKQFLRLADQLMLGEFDDHHYSPQAVIYKARDLMNDGTLIPKSVVTLYQWINEGVLRTSNLDLFEKPKRKHHRTHPQAKRCLGPNIAQRPQTADQRSEIGHWELDTVQGQKNGNDSVVLVMTDRLSRVNITSKIAGKTAHAVNQFFINLRQKMGTDAYYHIFKTITSDNGSEFSELTQVHDHVFYADPYSPWERGSNEINNRFLRKEITKGEAINNYSSAQIIATNDWMNHYPRAMFNGHSSMDIYRKAFYQEISQLHQPIINWSVLFI; encoded by the coding sequence ATGACGCACTTAAATGATACCATGTCTACTAGTTTATTGACTACTCATAAAAAGAATGCTCATCTTACTAAAGAAGAACGTGTGATGATTGCGACTTTAAAGTCGCAAGGACTTTCCAATCGCGCAATTGGTCGCCAATTAGGAGTTAATCATCAAACAATTAATAACGAGCTCAACCGTGGTACGGTCCGCCAACTTCGTCGTCAAAAATCTAATGGTAAGATTTACGAATATTCTTACTACATCTATAGTTATGAAGCTGGTCAGGCCACATATCTTGAACATCACCGCCATTCTGGTCGTCGTCGCTTATATTATTCTTCAAAGCAATTTTTACGATTAGCTGATCAGCTAATGCTTGGTGAGTTTGACGACCACCATTACTCCCCACAAGCGGTTATTTATAAGGCTCGAGATTTAATGAATGATGGCACCCTGATCCCAAAGTCGGTTGTAACTTTATATCAATGGATTAATGAGGGTGTGCTTCGTACGTCCAATTTAGACCTCTTTGAAAAACCTAAACGTAAGCATCATCGAACTCATCCGCAAGCTAAAAGGTGCTTAGGGCCTAATATTGCTCAACGACCTCAAACTGCGGACCAACGGTCCGAAATTGGCCATTGGGAACTAGATACAGTTCAGGGACAGAAAAACGGTAATGACAGTGTTGTACTAGTAATGACTGATCGCCTTTCACGAGTTAATATCACGAGTAAAATTGCTGGTAAAACTGCGCATGCAGTAAATCAGTTCTTTATAAATTTACGCCAGAAAATGGGCACAGATGCTTACTATCACATCTTTAAGACAATAACCTCTGACAACGGTTCAGAATTTAGTGAGTTAACACAAGTTCACGATCATGTTTTCTATGCTGATCCGTATTCCCCTTGGGAACGTGGATCCAATGAGATCAATAACCGGTTTCTCCGCAAGGAGATTACCAAAGGTGAAGCTATAAATAACTATAGTAGTGCTCAGATCATAGCGACTAATGATTGGATGAATCACTATCCACGAGCTATGTTTAATGGACATTCGTCAATGGATATCTATCGTAAGGCCTTCTACCAAGAGATATCACAGCTCCATCAACCAATAATCAATTGGTCAGTATTATTTATTTGA
- the psiE gene encoding phosphate-starvation-inducible protein PsiE → MKKIYKLAANFSHILRLCTIGALAILGILLTIILFTETFSLIPLMQAGNTDHVIFKILDRVIVFFLFFSFMTMIIAALKHHGRIAVDFLLSLGIMALIRGLIAAHGQPYEILTNSIAILLLIIGMVVLKHFMK, encoded by the coding sequence ATGAAAAAAATATACAAATTAGCAGCCAATTTTAGCCATATTTTGCGTCTATGCACAATCGGTGCCCTAGCAATTCTAGGGATTTTATTAACTATTATCTTATTTACAGAAACTTTTTCGCTGATTCCCCTTATGCAAGCGGGAAATACGGACCATGTCATTTTTAAGATTTTGGATCGCGTTATTGTCTTTTTCCTTTTCTTTTCATTTATGACAATGATAATTGCCGCGCTAAAACATCATGGCCGGATTGCAGTCGATTTTCTATTAAGCTTAGGAATTATGGCTTTAATTCGGGGACTAATTGCTGCCCACGGTCAGCCTTATGAAATTCTTACTAATTCGATTGCCATTTTATTATTAATCATCGGCATGGTAGTATTGAAACACTTTATGAAATAG
- a CDS encoding RBBP9/YdeN family alpha/beta hydrolase yields the protein MKNAYLIHGTSTRDDDWFPWLEEEVKPIIALDRIWLPNPFNPQQAEWDQAVDEQIHPQDNLILVAHSLGCITALRYIERHYVKDARLLLVGAFDKGLPAYPELDEFMKDRPHYEHILPKLAKATVITAKDDPIVPYQNSIAVANQIRAKLIVTEKGGHFLTSDGFTKFPLALKELNKLAE from the coding sequence ATGAAGAACGCATACTTAATTCATGGCACTTCTACCAGGGATGACGACTGGTTCCCATGGCTCGAAGAAGAAGTGAAACCAATAATCGCCCTTGATCGGATATGGTTACCAAATCCCTTCAATCCCCAACAAGCTGAATGGGATCAAGCGGTTGACGAACAAATTCATCCCCAAGATAACCTCATCCTCGTCGCTCATAGTCTCGGCTGCATTACGGCCCTTCGTTATATTGAACGTCATTATGTTAAAGATGCTCGACTTTTACTGGTGGGAGCATTTGATAAAGGATTACCAGCTTATCCCGAATTAGATGAGTTTATGAAAGATCGGCCTCATTATGAGCATATACTCCCTAAACTCGCTAAAGCTACCGTTATAACAGCTAAAGATGATCCAATCGTTCCTTATCAAAATAGCATTGCGGTCGCTAATCAAATTAGAGCAAAACTCATAGTTACAGAAAAAGGTGGCCACTTTTTGACTAGTGACGGCTTTACAAAATTCCCATTAGCCTTAAAAGAATTAAACAAGCTAGCTGAATAA
- a CDS encoding cation diffusion facilitator family transporter: protein MTKFKRHTTEEMNNWEKTQANELAKIRASQHHLIYNLVAYVVISIIEYWLAEISKSQTLRADAFNNLSGIISTFLLMMGLHIAQDVDDDDIIGARLPSGNYQAHMGSDQRVQFVRWRYETIFSLVTAVVMVAIALSVIIDGIKSLLNPASRVVPQPVALIGAGIASVIMLVVWYMNRQTGLKLKNAALLASAQDSLSDAFTSIGTLILIGGALLFNLRWLDGATSIVVGFFILYSGLKIFFESSLNLTDYFDPRAEQEYRQTITNIPHVVKVVELKAHYNGNVVTLDASVMVNAKMTILKSFQLSEHIENVMREKFGIIDTDISFVPDPHSFSDKDISGEF from the coding sequence ATGACTAAATTTAAAAGACATACAACCGAAGAAATGAATAACTGGGAAAAAACGCAAGCAAACGAACTAGCAAAGATTCGGGCTTCCCAACACCATTTAATCTATAACTTGGTTGCTTATGTTGTTATTTCAATTATCGAGTACTGGTTAGCTGAAATAAGTAAATCGCAGACGTTACGGGCCGATGCTTTCAACAACCTTTCGGGAATTATCTCGACCTTTTTACTGATGATGGGCTTACACATTGCCCAGGATGTCGATGATGATGATATCATTGGTGCACGGCTGCCTTCGGGAAATTATCAAGCGCACATGGGATCTGACCAGCGAGTACAATTCGTTCGTTGGCGTTATGAGACAATTTTTTCCCTTGTCACAGCGGTCGTTATGGTTGCGATTGCTTTAAGCGTTATTATCGATGGCATTAAAAGTCTCCTCAATCCTGCAAGCCGGGTGGTTCCACAACCAGTCGCATTAATTGGGGCCGGAATCGCGTCAGTTATTATGTTAGTTGTTTGGTATATGAATCGCCAAACAGGACTTAAATTAAAAAACGCCGCGTTGCTTGCTTCCGCCCAAGATAGTCTGAGTGATGCTTTCACAAGTATTGGAACTTTGATTTTAATTGGCGGTGCCCTCCTCTTTAACCTTCGTTGGCTTGATGGTGCTACCAGTATTGTCGTCGGTTTCTTTATTCTATATTCTGGACTAAAAATTTTCTTTGAAAGCAGTCTTAACTTAACCGACTACTTTGACCCCCGCGCTGAACAGGAGTATCGCCAAACAATCACCAACATTCCGCACGTTGTAAAAGTTGTCGAACTAAAAGCTCACTATAACGGAAATGTGGTCACGCTTGATGCTTCCGTGATGGTTAACGCTAAAATGACGATCCTCAAAAGTTTCCAATTATCAGAGCACATCGAAAATGTAATGCGAGAAAAATTTGGAATAATTGACACCGATATTTCTTTTGTCCCCGACCCTCATTCATTTTCTGATAAAGATATTTCTGGCGAATTTTAA
- the ltrA gene encoding group II intron reverse transcriptase/maturase: MRQSQKTEQQADRLSRIGLENRKYTRARSTGYGEGKGMSVTIQDLVLDRNNLNQAYLRVKRNKGAAGVDDMTVNDLLPYLRENKTELIASLREGKYKPAPVKRVEIPKPNGGVRRLGIPTVVDRMVQQAVAQILTPIFERIFSDNSFGFRPHRGAHDAISKVVDLYNQGYRRVVDLDLKAYFDNVNHDLMIKYLQQYIDDPWTLRLIRKFLTSGVLDHGLFAKSEKGTPQGGPLSPLLANIYLNELDEELTRRGHHFVRYADDCNIYVKSQRAGERVMRSITQFLEKRLKVKVNPDKTKVGSPLRLKFLGFSLGVDHNGAYARPAKQSQQRVKKALKLLTKRNRGISLTRMFEEIHRKMRGWLQYYSIGKLTNFIQRLDKWLRVRIRQYIWKQWKKFKTKVTNLQKLGMSQRDAYVFASTRKGYWRTAHSKTLSYSLTNRKLEQLRLMNMSKTLQSIQCD; this comes from the coding sequence GTGCGACAATCGCAGAAAACAGAACAACAAGCTGACCGCTTGTCGAGGATAGGTTTGGAAAACCGAAAGTACACAAGGGCGCGTAGTACCGGTTATGGTGAAGGTAAAGGTATGAGTGTCACTATCCAAGACCTGGTCTTGGATCGCAATAACCTTAATCAGGCTTATTTGCGAGTTAAGAGAAATAAAGGAGCAGCAGGCGTTGACGATATGACAGTCAATGACCTTCTGCCATATCTCAGAGAAAATAAGACGGAACTGATCGCTAGTTTGCGTGAGGGCAAGTATAAACCAGCTCCAGTCAAACGGGTAGAAATTCCGAAGCCTAATGGTGGAGTAAGAAGACTTGGAATACCAACGGTGGTGGACCGAATGGTTCAACAAGCTGTAGCCCAAATTCTTACGCCTATCTTTGAGCGTATTTTCTCTGATAATAGCTTTGGCTTCCGTCCCCACCGTGGGGCCCATGACGCTATTTCAAAAGTAGTAGATCTTTATAATCAAGGTTATCGAAGAGTTGTCGACTTAGACCTAAAAGCCTATTTTGATAACGTTAATCATGACTTGATGATTAAGTATCTCCAACAATATATTGATGACCCATGGACACTAAGACTCATTCGTAAGTTTCTAACTAGCGGAGTCTTAGACCATGGGCTTTTCGCTAAGAGTGAAAAAGGAACCCCACAAGGAGGGCCATTGTCACCACTACTGGCGAACATCTATCTAAATGAGTTGGACGAAGAGTTGACTAGACGTGGTCACCACTTTGTGCGCTATGCGGATGATTGTAACATCTATGTTAAAAGTCAACGAGCCGGAGAACGAGTAATGCGAAGCATTACCCAGTTTCTAGAAAAGCGCTTGAAAGTTAAAGTGAACCCAGATAAAACCAAAGTCGGTAGCCCGCTACGGTTGAAGTTTCTTGGCTTTTCGTTAGGTGTAGACCACAATGGGGCCTACGCCCGTCCAGCTAAGCAATCGCAACAACGAGTAAAGAAAGCACTGAAGTTATTAACTAAACGTAATCGTGGAATATCTCTGACAAGAATGTTTGAAGAAATTCATCGAAAAATGCGTGGGTGGCTTCAGTACTACTCAATTGGGAAACTAACTAACTTTATTCAACGCCTTGACAAGTGGTTGAGGGTCCGAATAAGGCAGTATATTTGGAAGCAATGGAAAAAGTTTAAAACTAAGGTAACTAACTTACAGAAGTTGGGGATGTCCCAGCGTGATGCATATGTCTTCGCTAGTACCCGAAAGGGCTACTGGCGAACTGCACATAGTAAGACCTTGAGCTATTCTCTAACTAATAGAAAACTGGAACAACTCAGACTTATGAATATGTCCAAGACGCTCCAGTCAATTCAATGTGATTAA
- a CDS encoding SDR family NAD(P)-dependent oxidoreductase, whose product MQTVVITGGTSGIGLATADIFLENGWNTVLIGRDAAKGMQVERQLGETYSPAQVAFIQTDISKSSEVEHVKQITLNKFKTVDAIVNNAGIVIHGEVHETSEEDWDKIFDVDVKGTFLISKAFLPTMIEQDHGSIVNISSVSGMAGDRAMVAYNAAKGAIINMTRAMAIDYGKNNIRVNVVAPGPTNTPLFHQDKQKFAKNSPLNRIVEPEEVAAAIYFVASPAASAITGEVIPVTAGFEISTGQPM is encoded by the coding sequence ATGCAAACAGTTGTTATTACTGGTGGAACCTCTGGGATTGGTCTTGCCACTGCTGATATTTTTCTTGAAAATGGATGGAATACGGTGCTTATCGGTCGTGATGCAGCAAAGGGGATGCAAGTTGAACGACAATTAGGCGAAACGTATTCTCCGGCACAAGTTGCTTTTATTCAAACCGATATTAGTAAATCAAGTGAGGTTGAACATGTTAAGCAAATAACTCTCAATAAATTTAAAACTGTTGATGCGATTGTCAATAATGCAGGAATCGTTATTCACGGCGAGGTTCATGAAACAAGTGAAGAAGATTGGGATAAAATCTTTGATGTTGATGTTAAGGGGACTTTCCTTATTAGCAAAGCCTTCTTACCAACAATGATTGAACAAGATCATGGTAGTATCGTTAATATTTCCTCTGTCTCAGGAATGGCTGGTGATCGAGCAATGGTTGCTTATAATGCCGCCAAGGGAGCAATTATTAACATGACTCGGGCAATGGCAATTGATTACGGTAAAAATAATATTCGCGTAAATGTTGTTGCACCTGGTCCGACTAATACCCCGCTTTTTCACCAAGATAAACAAAAATTCGCAAAAAACAGTCCATTAAATCGGATTGTTGAACCCGAAGAAGTCGCCGCTGCAATTTATTTTGTCGCTAGCCCAGCTGCTAGTGCAATTACAGGAGAAGTAATTCCTGTAACAGCCGGCTTTGAAATCTCAACGGGACAACCAATGTAA
- a CDS encoding IS30 family transposase, whose protein sequence is MSTTILSFQNRVVIETLHNEGRSLRYIANYLGFSKTTIFNELHRLNSGYQAELAQTDFERKVSQRGRKSSLTKSLKHLIEEKIQVQKWSPEQVAHVVGIAYKTVYNWIDQGWLDVQLPDLPDHGIRRHRAKEKRGTFSHGRSIEERPHKVETRQEFGHFEADTVLSGKRKGQAVATFVERKSRLTIVKRLHGRDSQSMTQAVLELASQLQDKLKTLTVDHGKEFANYQAIEQLTGTQVYFAHAYSPHERGSNENRNRVLRRFIPKGQAIEELSDRQLVQINWYLNSRPLKCLNWHTPIEIFLINLRH, encoded by the coding sequence ATGAGCACCACTATTTTATCATTCCAGAACCGTGTTGTCATTGAAACGCTTCATAATGAAGGACGTTCCTTGCGATACATCGCTAACTACTTAGGCTTTAGTAAGACCACCATCTTTAACGAACTTCACCGGCTAAATAGTGGGTATCAAGCTGAACTAGCGCAAACTGACTTTGAACGCAAGGTTAGTCAACGGGGGCGGAAGTCTTCACTCACTAAAAGCCTTAAGCACTTGATTGAGGAAAAGATTCAAGTCCAGAAGTGGTCCCCTGAACAAGTTGCCCATGTAGTTGGGATTGCCTACAAGACGGTCTATAACTGGATTGATCAAGGATGGCTTGATGTACAGTTACCCGATTTGCCTGATCATGGAATTCGTCGTCATCGTGCTAAAGAAAAGCGTGGTACGTTCAGTCACGGCCGCTCCATTGAGGAGCGTCCTCATAAAGTCGAAACTCGCCAAGAATTCGGCCACTTTGAAGCTGATACCGTACTTTCTGGCAAACGTAAAGGTCAAGCTGTGGCGACTTTTGTGGAGCGTAAGAGTCGCCTGACAATTGTTAAACGGCTCCATGGTCGCGACAGTCAGTCCATGACTCAAGCCGTACTTGAACTAGCTAGTCAACTTCAAGACAAGCTCAAGACGCTTACCGTGGATCATGGGAAAGAGTTCGCTAACTATCAGGCAATTGAACAGCTAACGGGTACTCAGGTTTACTTTGCCCATGCCTATTCACCGCACGAACGCGGTAGTAATGAGAACCGTAATCGAGTTTTGCGACGGTTTATTCCCAAGGGACAAGCCATTGAAGAGCTGAGCGATCGCCAGCTGGTTCAAATCAATTGGTATCTGAATTCCCGACCACTTAAATGTCTTAACTGGCACACACCAATCGAGATCTTCTTGATTAATCTACGTCACTAA
- a CDS encoding Na+/H+ antiporter NhaC family protein, translating to MKTINKSKNSPEPVIGFSESLLILGVILCILGYPIIFKHQEPQAPLFISFVLLAVYGRIRGFKWDTIMNGMRHGLRAGVDPLIIFLSIGVLIATWIFSGTIPTIMYFGFEIISVKFFLPTVFIVCTLVGVACGSSFTTVSTMGIAFIGIGATLKINPGLTAGVIVSGAFCGSNISPLSGTTNLAASVGEISIYKHIKSLLTTDIPAWAICLILYTFLGLNSKNVSLGAVHQMMAGLQNGFWISGWALLPVLLLIVLAIFQVPAIPSLGLGSLFAVVLGWIHAPKTSLTTITNTIMTGYVSHTGDKTIDTLLSKGGISSMLTSLALIIFALALGGLLIKFNIISAIINHLTGIVKTPGRLAFSTALTCIGVNLLVGEHYLAIILPGQSFLPSFDKLGLKRVDLTRILNDAGAAVNAIVPWTVSGVFIASTLQINPLNFIPWAFFPFLVTILTIIAGMLVKVPTESPAANLATE from the coding sequence ATGAAAACTATTAACAAATCAAAAAATAGTCCTGAGCCAGTGATTGGCTTTAGCGAAAGTTTACTTATTCTTGGCGTTATTTTATGCATCTTAGGCTACCCTATTATTTTTAAACACCAAGAACCGCAAGCCCCATTATTTATTTCCTTTGTTTTGCTCGCCGTTTACGGACGAATTCGTGGATTTAAATGGGATACAATAATGAATGGAATGCGTCATGGTTTGCGAGCCGGTGTTGACCCCCTCATTATCTTTCTTTCTATCGGTGTCTTAATTGCTACCTGGATTTTCTCAGGCACTATTCCAACAATTATGTACTTTGGGTTTGAAATTATTTCTGTAAAGTTCTTCCTACCAACAGTTTTTATCGTTTGTACCCTTGTTGGAGTCGCTTGTGGAAGCTCATTTACAACTGTATCGACAATGGGGATCGCCTTTATTGGCATTGGTGCAACCCTTAAAATCAACCCGGGGTTAACTGCGGGGGTAATCGTTTCAGGCGCCTTTTGTGGTTCAAATATTTCCCCGCTTTCAGGAACCACAAACCTTGCCGCCAGTGTTGGTGAAATTAGTATCTACAAGCATATTAAATCCCTGCTCACCACCGATATTCCTGCCTGGGCAATCTGTCTTATTCTTTACACCTTCTTAGGGTTAAACTCCAAAAATGTTAGCTTAGGTGCCGTTCACCAAATGATGGCCGGTCTGCAAAATGGGTTCTGGATCTCAGGATGGGCTCTTCTCCCAGTTCTGCTCCTAATCGTATTAGCCATTTTCCAAGTTCCTGCTATTCCTTCCCTTGGCCTTGGCTCACTCTTCGCGGTCGTACTTGGCTGGATCCATGCACCTAAAACCAGCCTCACTACGATTACTAATACCATCATGACTGGTTACGTTTCCCATACCGGTGATAAAACAATCGATACATTGCTTTCTAAAGGTGGTATCTCTAGTATGCTTACTTCTCTAGCCCTAATTATCTTCGCGCTTGCTTTAGGTGGCTTATTGATCAAGTTCAATATTATTAGCGCCATCATTAATCACTTAACTGGGATTGTAAAGACGCCTGGTCGATTAGCATTCTCCACAGCCCTTACTTGCATTGGGGTTAACCTCCTTGTTGGGGAACACTACCTCGCAATTATTCTTCCTGGGCAATCATTTCTCCCGTCATTTGATAAATTAGGCTTAAAGCGAGTTGACTTAACCCGAATTCTCAATGATGCAGGCGCCGCAGTCAACGCAATTGTCCCATGGACTGTTTCTGGAGTATTCATCGCTAGTACCTTACAAATTAATCCGTTAAACTTCATTCCTTGGGCATTTTTTCCATTCCTCGTTACGATCCTAACTATCATTGCAGGAATGCTTGTGAAAGTCCCAACCGAAAGTCCTGCTGCAAACTTAGCAACTGAATAA
- the tpiA gene encoding triose-phosphate isomerase has protein sequence MRKPFIAANWKMHKNVQESVEFVDAIKGKLPDPQEVEVGIAAQAFALPSMVQAADDSGLKIIAQNAAAEYSGAFTGEISLRGLADAGVSYVMLGHIERRHLFHEDNELVNRKVLAALQMGVTPIICTDETMVQKEVNGEIHYVFQQLMSVLRGVSLDQIKNVVVSYEPSWAVGYGQHANPVLAEEGCRQIRRTIADNYTYEIADKIRILYGGSVNPDNIGMIMNKPDVNGVLIGRASLDVDNFLRMVNYLKKDQEK, from the coding sequence ATGCGCAAACCCTTTATTGCTGCTAATTGGAAGATGCATAAAAATGTCCAAGAATCGGTTGAATTTGTGGATGCAATTAAAGGAAAGCTGCCAGATCCGCAAGAAGTTGAAGTAGGAATTGCAGCCCAAGCTTTTGCATTACCCAGTATGGTTCAAGCTGCTGATGATTCAGGATTAAAGATAATCGCACAAAACGCGGCTGCTGAATATTCGGGAGCTTTCACTGGTGAAATTAGCTTACGAGGCTTAGCTGACGCTGGCGTTTCATATGTAATGTTAGGACATATTGAACGGCGCCATTTATTCCACGAGGATAATGAGTTGGTTAATCGGAAAGTGTTGGCAGCCCTTCAAATGGGAGTTACCCCGATAATTTGTACAGATGAAACGATGGTCCAGAAAGAAGTTAATGGTGAAATTCACTACGTTTTCCAGCAATTGATGAGCGTATTGAGGGGCGTTTCTCTTGATCAAATTAAAAATGTAGTTGTTTCCTATGAACCAAGTTGGGCAGTTGGATACGGTCAGCACGCCAATCCAGTTCTTGCTGAAGAAGGATGCCGTCAAATTCGGCGAACAATTGCTGATAATTATACTTATGAGATTGCTGATAAGATTCGGATCCTCTATGGGGGAAGCGTCAATCCGGATAATATCGGAATGATTATGAACAAGCCAGATGTAAATGGGGTATTAATCGGTCGGGCAAGTTTAGATGTTGATAATTTCTTGCGAATGGTTAATTATTTAAAAAAGGACCAAGAAAAATAA